Proteins encoded within one genomic window of Chlorobaculum sp. MV4-Y:
- a CDS encoding lysylphosphatidylglycerol synthase transmembrane domain-containing protein: MQAHNKGKTSWSRYAGLLLGLVLIAYLFSKLDLAGSMKLIASLGPSSLWILLPYLGLHLLETAAWQRLFLKESGRVPFFGLFKIQLVAETVSMTLPAGVAVGEPLRPWLCRKFLSIPLPDGFATVSVRKLLLGSTQGIYTLLGALAGFGFLQAASMQVVEFKGLGVIMIFVSLVMAVVFMLFLILMTNGNAAQNLHRILMKIPFEKVRQWLFKQEAGFAETDHKLQRVKSDGMKSFLPVMVIYVAAWMMLALESYLILQILGLKVTFFQVLAFDTALTILRAIFFFIPSGLGIQDLGYLAFFHALGIPDYLAYGGAFVMLRRFKEVIWYSIGYGVMFMEGIQLKDAEQASEESA, translated from the coding sequence ATGCAGGCTCACAATAAAGGTAAAACGTCCTGGTCAAGGTATGCGGGGCTTCTGCTTGGCTTGGTTCTCATCGCCTATCTTTTCAGCAAGCTTGATCTTGCTGGATCGATGAAGCTGATCGCTTCACTCGGCCCCTCCTCGCTCTGGATTCTTCTGCCTTACCTTGGCCTGCATCTTCTGGAAACGGCGGCATGGCAACGGCTGTTTCTCAAAGAGAGCGGACGGGTGCCGTTTTTCGGCCTTTTCAAAATCCAGCTGGTTGCCGAAACGGTGTCGATGACTCTGCCGGCAGGCGTGGCTGTCGGTGAGCCGTTGCGCCCTTGGCTCTGCCGGAAATTTCTTAGCATTCCCCTTCCGGACGGATTCGCTACGGTCTCTGTGAGAAAGCTGCTCCTCGGTTCAACCCAAGGCATCTACACGCTTCTCGGTGCGCTCGCCGGATTTGGTTTTTTGCAGGCAGCGTCGATGCAGGTGGTTGAATTTAAGGGACTTGGCGTCATCATGATCTTTGTCAGCCTTGTTATGGCAGTGGTCTTTATGCTGTTTCTGATCCTGATGACCAACGGCAACGCCGCTCAGAATCTGCATCGCATACTCATGAAAATCCCGTTTGAAAAAGTCCGGCAGTGGCTGTTCAAACAGGAGGCGGGGTTCGCCGAGACCGACCACAAGCTTCAGCGGGTCAAGTCGGACGGCATGAAATCGTTTTTGCCGGTGATGGTCATCTATGTCGCGGCCTGGATGATGCTGGCGTTGGAAAGTTATCTTATATTACAAATTCTCGGCCTCAAGGTGACCTTCTTTCAAGTGCTGGCGTTTGACACGGCCCTGACCATTCTCAGGGCGATCTTTTTTTTCATTCCATCAGGTCTGGGGATTCAGGATCTTGGGTATCTTGCTTTTTTTCATGCGCTTGGCATACCCGATTACCTCGCCTATGGAGGAGCATTCGTGATGCTGCGCCGTTTCAAGGAGGTGATCTGGTATTCGATAGGTTACGGTGTGATGTTTATGGAGGGCATTCAGCTTAAGGATGCCGAACAAGCCAGTGAAGAGAGTGCATGA
- a CDS encoding AMP-dependent synthetase/ligase, giving the protein MGLINPDFQTLPELFASVFSHFRGQPDKAPIARKINGAYSPISYDSLAEDCRHFAAYLKERGIEPGDRVAILSENRPGWYLADIAILSLGATDVPLYPSLPPNQIEYILNNCSAKGIIVSNMLQLGKILSIWPKLPELNMVIVMNKLEEPIEDVIDLSQAKIEGKKILEAKPWLLDGIKTSPDDVATLIYTSGTTGLPKGVMLTHRNLCENVKSCSTVIRLDETDSSLSFLPLSHAYERTGGYYLMFACGARINLAESIETISLNISEAKPTIIFTVPRLFDRMKTSILKSVTSEGGIKEKIFFWAVSTGEKYHKQLTAGKASPLLAVQHNLADKLVYSKIRKKFGGRLRYFVSGGAALPQKTGEFFQSIGITILEGFGLTETSPVTHVNRPEKVKFGTVGPPVKNVEVKIAPDGEIMLKGPNIMKGYWKDEAATAEVLKDGWFYTGDIGLVDAHGYLKITDRKKHIIVTSGGKNIAPLPIENLILDSPYVDQAMIVGEKRPFLIALIVPDFLKLRDFAAEHQIKVSSTKELINTKEVVQVYEKLLKSVSRQLATHEKVRKFLLVEEPFSIENGMMTPTLKLKRKEITTKFSAEIDNLYNALNMVYNTE; this is encoded by the coding sequence ATGGGACTCATCAATCCTGATTTCCAAACCTTGCCCGAACTGTTCGCCTCGGTGTTCAGCCATTTCAGGGGACAGCCCGACAAAGCGCCTATCGCAAGGAAAATCAATGGCGCTTACTCGCCAATCAGTTACGACTCGCTTGCGGAGGATTGCCGCCACTTTGCCGCTTATCTGAAAGAAAGGGGCATCGAGCCGGGCGACCGGGTGGCGATTCTCTCAGAGAACCGTCCTGGATGGTATCTGGCCGATATTGCTATTCTCTCGCTCGGGGCAACCGACGTACCACTCTACCCCTCCCTTCCACCGAACCAGATCGAGTATATCCTGAACAACTGCAGCGCAAAGGGCATCATCGTCTCAAACATGCTGCAGCTTGGCAAAATCCTCTCTATCTGGCCGAAGCTTCCGGAGCTGAACATGGTAATCGTCATGAACAAGCTCGAAGAGCCGATTGAGGATGTGATCGACCTGAGCCAGGCGAAAATCGAGGGAAAAAAAATCCTGGAGGCAAAACCGTGGCTGCTCGATGGCATCAAAACAAGTCCTGACGATGTGGCGACGCTCATCTACACATCGGGCACCACCGGCCTGCCGAAAGGGGTGATGCTCACCCACCGGAACCTCTGCGAGAACGTGAAATCGTGCTCGACGGTCATCCGGCTCGACGAAACCGACAGCAGCCTCTCCTTTTTGCCGCTCTCCCACGCCTATGAGCGTACCGGTGGATACTACCTCATGTTCGCCTGTGGCGCACGGATCAATCTCGCCGAAAGCATCGAAACCATCTCGCTCAACATCTCGGAGGCCAAACCCACCATCATCTTTACGGTGCCAAGACTCTTTGACCGCATGAAGACGAGCATTCTCAAATCGGTGACAAGTGAAGGCGGCATCAAGGAGAAAATCTTCTTCTGGGCGGTCAGTACCGGTGAAAAGTACCACAAGCAGCTCACAGCCGGAAAGGCGTCGCCACTGCTCGCCGTGCAGCACAACCTGGCCGACAAGCTGGTTTACAGCAAAATCCGCAAGAAATTCGGTGGACGGCTGCGCTACTTCGTCTCCGGCGGCGCGGCGCTGCCCCAGAAAACGGGCGAGTTTTTCCAGTCCATCGGCATCACGATTCTCGAAGGGTTCGGCCTGACCGAGACCTCGCCCGTCACCCACGTCAACCGCCCCGAAAAGGTCAAGTTCGGTACGGTCGGCCCACCGGTGAAAAATGTCGAGGTGAAGATCGCGCCGGATGGTGAGATCATGCTTAAAGGCCCCAACATCATGAAAGGATACTGGAAAGACGAGGCTGCAACCGCTGAGGTGCTCAAGGATGGCTGGTTCTACACGGGCGACATTGGTCTGGTCGATGCGCACGGCTACCTGAAAATCACCGACCGCAAGAAGCACATCATCGTGACCAGTGGCGGCAAAAATATCGCTCCCCTGCCGATCGAGAACCTCATCCTCGACAGCCCATACGTTGATCAGGCCATGATTGTGGGCGAAAAGCGACCGTTCCTCATTGCGCTCATCGTGCCTGATTTCCTCAAGCTCAGAGATTTCGCGGCGGAACACCAGATCAAAGTTTCAAGCACCAAAGAGCTGATCAACACCAAAGAGGTGGTTCAGGTGTACGAGAAGCTGCTGAAGAGCGTCTCCCGTCAGCTCGCCACCCATGAAAAGGTGCGAAAATTCCTGCTTGTCGAAGAACCCTTCTCGATTGAAAACGGCATGATGACCCCGACGCTCAAGCTCAAGCGCAAGGAAATCACCACAAAATTCAGCGCCGAAATCGATAACCTCTACAACGCGCTGAACATGGTCTACAACACCGAGTGA
- a CDS encoding Fe-S cluster assembly protein HesB yields the protein MNTALVEAFQAKIFDYYEKNRRSFPWRLTTDRYAVMVSEVMLQQTQADRVAPRFLRWFGRFPDVRALASASLREVLEEWSGLGYNGRGQRLQRAAAMIVERYGGEVPVEPAQLIELPGIGAYTSRSIPVFADNLDIAAVDTNIRRVLIHELNLPESITPKALLEVAHEVLPKGRSRDWHNALMDYGAMELTGKKTGIAPLTKQSSFKGSRRWYRGALLRELIAAGELSREAVEERYADCPHGIGSIVDSMVMESMIEEYGDRRMLRIAGEKR from the coding sequence ATGAATACCGCTCTCGTTGAGGCTTTTCAGGCGAAGATTTTCGATTATTACGAAAAGAACAGACGGAGCTTTCCCTGGCGTTTGACCACTGACCGTTATGCCGTCATGGTGAGCGAGGTGATGCTGCAACAGACCCAGGCCGATCGGGTCGCGCCGCGATTTCTTCGCTGGTTCGGGCGCTTTCCTGATGTGCGTGCACTCGCTTCCGCTTCGCTGCGGGAGGTGCTCGAAGAGTGGAGTGGTCTTGGCTACAACGGACGCGGCCAGCGCCTGCAACGTGCGGCGGCGATGATCGTCGAGCGGTACGGTGGCGAGGTGCCTGTCGAGCCTGCGCAACTCATCGAGCTGCCCGGCATTGGAGCCTATACGAGTCGCTCCATCCCTGTCTTTGCCGACAACCTCGACATTGCAGCGGTCGATACCAACATCCGGCGCGTGCTGATCCACGAACTCAACCTTCCCGAATCAATTACTCCGAAAGCTTTGCTCGAAGTGGCTCACGAGGTGCTTCCGAAAGGTCGTAGCCGCGACTGGCACAATGCGCTGATGGATTACGGCGCGATGGAGCTGACCGGCAAAAAGACCGGCATCGCCCCGTTGACGAAGCAGTCCAGTTTCAAGGGCTCGCGCCGCTGGTATCGAGGGGCGCTTTTGCGCGAGCTGATCGCAGCGGGCGAACTCTCCCGCGAGGCGGTCGAGGAGCGATATGCTGATTGCCCGCACGGCATCGGCTCCATTGTCGATTCGATGGTCATGGAGTCGATGATCGAGGAGTACGGAGACCGCCGGATGCTGCGGATTGCAGGCGAAAAGCGGTGA
- the rplS gene encoding 50S ribosomal protein L19, translated as MDQLIQLVEATQQRSDIPEVRPGDTVRIQLKVIEGDKERLQAFEGVVIGDKGAGASKTITVRKISHGVGVERIIPVNSPNVESVTVVRSGKARRAKLFYLRKRTGKAALKVKERKSASVEA; from the coding sequence ATGGATCAGTTAATTCAGTTGGTCGAAGCAACCCAGCAGAGGAGCGATATTCCCGAAGTTCGTCCTGGCGATACCGTCAGGATTCAGCTCAAGGTTATCGAGGGCGACAAAGAGCGCCTTCAGGCTTTCGAAGGCGTCGTGATCGGCGACAAGGGCGCAGGTGCTTCCAAGACCATCACCGTCCGCAAGATTTCGCATGGCGTCGGCGTCGAGAGAATCATTCCGGTCAACTCGCCAAACGTCGAGAGCGTCACGGTCGTCAGGAGCGGCAAGGCAAGAAGAGCCAAACTGTTCTACCTCCGCAAGCGTACCGGCAAGGCTGCGCTGAAGGTCAAAGAGCGCAAGTCAGCTTCCGTCGAAGCATAA